A stretch of the Actinomycetes bacterium genome encodes the following:
- a CDS encoding iron chelate uptake ABC transporter family permease subunit codes for MKRTVKYTIILLIILIAMAIVAASLGSASISLKDTAKIMASYIPGIRNLIDTSTLSSNDFAIITRIRLPRIITSILVGIALASSGVIFQGIFRNPMADPYIIGVSAGASFGATVGLLFATGIRLASISLVSVFAFGGAVGVTLLVYNISRIRGRVSVLTLLLAGVAISAMLSSINSFILMFQSQDLARVIFWLMGGLTASSWQQLTIIAPIVIVLLTAAAFFTNELNIISLGDNRATQLGVNTEQVKKLLLVLASLIAAAAVSVSGIIGFVGLITPHILRLIVGPDHKILYPTSALAGGIVLLASDTIARMVLMPREIPVGIITSIVGVPFFIYLLIRSKRQVF; via the coding sequence ATGAAAAGAACTGTAAAATATACCATTATCCTGCTTATTATACTTATTGCCATGGCCATAGTGGCTGCTTCATTGGGGTCAGCCAGTATATCGCTTAAAGATACCGCTAAGATTATGGCCAGCTATATCCCGGGCATAAGAAATCTTATAGATACCAGCACCTTAAGCTCCAATGACTTTGCCATAATAACCAGAATAAGGCTGCCCAGGATTATAACCTCCATATTGGTGGGTATTGCCCTGGCTTCCAGCGGGGTAATATTCCAGGGAATATTCAGAAACCCCATGGCCGACCCTTATATTATCGGGGTATCGGCAGGGGCATCCTTTGGAGCCACGGTAGGCCTGCTTTTTGCCACCGGCATCAGGCTGGCTTCCATAAGCCTGGTAAGTGTTTTTGCCTTTGGGGGAGCGGTAGGGGTAACCCTGCTGGTATATAATATAAGCAGGATAAGGGGCCGGGTATCGGTGCTCACCCTGCTTTTGGCAGGGGTAGCCATAAGCGCTATGCTGAGTTCCATAAATTCTTTTATACTAATGTTTCAGTCCCAGGACCTGGCCAGGGTTATCTTCTGGCTGATGGGAGGCCTTACTGCTTCCAGCTGGCAGCAGCTGACCATAATTGCCCCTATTGTAATAGTACTGTTGACAGCAGCTGCCTTTTTTACCAATGAACTTAACATAATTTCTCTTGGCGACAATAGGGCTACCCAGCTGGGAGTCAATACCGAGCAGGTAAAAAAACTTCTGCTGGTACTGGCCTCCCTAATAGCTGCGGCTGCAGTTTCGGTTAGCGGCATAATCGGTTTTGTAGGCCTTATAACCCCCCATATACTAAGGCTTATAGTGGGGCCGGACCACAAGATACTGTATCCCACTTCTGCACTGGCCGGGGGGATAGTACTGCTGGCTTCAGATACCATAGCCCGCATGGTGCTGATGCCCAGAGAAATACCGGTGGGTATAATCACCTCTATTGTAGGGGTGCCTTTCTTTATTTATCTTCTAATAAGGTCCAAAAGGCAGGTGTTTTAA
- a CDS encoding ABC transporter ATP-binding protein encodes MDMLSVENLDFAYNGHPVLKDMNFEVSEHSFVSILGPNGSGKSTLINIISAVLKNYEGSIHIAGHNLAGLSPRQAARLVAVVPQSTNPGFNFTVRQMIAMGRYPYMGRLESFKQEDNRRVEDIIDKVQIGGLAHRKYNELSGGEKQRVIIAQALVQDTPLLLLDEPTSHLDINFQIELMEQIKRLNTQDGKTIIGIFHDLNLAIQYSDKVMFLKEGSIFDYGPVAEVITEENIERVFGSEVYVAKNPFTGKLYINPTFNLTPPERRNIKDIRVHVIAGGGAASPVMSLLYSHGYRVSCGVVNNLDTDLNTAQRMGIPFVSDAPFSPISLEAQNRNLKFIRGSDLVVLPALQFGHGNFSNLVSARQAQQMGKKVMVLGKEDISSRDYTGGKATKIYNQIIKEGAEVLASEDQLLQAIGKGDK; translated from the coding sequence GTGGATATGCTGTCGGTTGAAAATCTTGATTTTGCCTATAATGGCCACCCGGTATTAAAAGATATGAACTTTGAGGTAAGTGAGCACAGTTTTGTATCCATACTGGGACCCAATGGAAGCGGAAAGTCCACCCTTATAAATATCATAAGCGCTGTTCTTAAAAATTACGAAGGAAGCATACATATAGCCGGCCACAACCTGGCAGGGCTCAGCCCCCGGCAGGCCGCCAGGCTGGTGGCGGTAGTGCCCCAGTCCACCAATCCCGGTTTTAATTTTACAGTAAGGCAGATGATTGCCATGGGCAGATATCCTTATATGGGACGTCTGGAGTCCTTTAAACAAGAGGATAACCGGAGGGTAGAAGATATAATAGACAAGGTTCAGATAGGCGGTCTGGCCCACCGGAAATACAATGAACTGTCTGGAGGGGAAAAGCAGAGGGTAATAATAGCCCAGGCCCTGGTTCAGGACACTCCGCTTCTGCTTTTGGATGAGCCTACCAGTCATCTGGATATCAATTTTCAGATAGAGCTGATGGAGCAAATAAAGCGGCTTAATACCCAGGATGGAAAGACCATTATAGGTATATTTCATGATCTGAACCTGGCCATACAGTATTCGGATAAGGTAATGTTTTTAAAGGAAGGCTCTATTTTTGATTACGGGCCGGTGGCCGAGGTCATAACTGAAGAAAATATAGAAAGGGTTTTCGGCAGCGAGGTATATGTGGCCAAAAACCCTTTTACCGGCAAACTTTATATCAACCCCACTTTTAACCTGACCCCGCCGGAGAGAAGGAATATAAAGGATATAAGGGTGCATGTAATAGCCGGGGGAGGGGCGGCCTCTCCGGTTATGAGCCTTCTGTACTCCCATGGTTACAGGGTTTCATGCGGGGTGGTAAATAACCTGGATACCGATCTGAACACCGCCCAGAGGATGGGCATACCCTTTGTCAGTGATGCTCCTTTCTCACCCATAAGCCTGGAAGCCCAGAACCGGAACCTGAAATTTATAAGGGGAAGCGATCTTGTTGTACTGCCCGCCCTGCAGTTCGGGCACGGAAACTTTTCCAACCTGGTATCAGCCAGACAGGCCCAGCAGATGGGAAAGAAAGTAATGGTTTTAGGTAAAGAAGATATAAGCAGCCGGGACTATACTGGAGGTAAAGCTACCAAAATCTATAACCAGATAATCAAGGAAGGTGCAGAAGTTTTAGCTTCAGAAGACCAGCTGCTGCAGGCTATAGGGAAGGGTGATAAATGA
- a CDS encoding cobyric acid synthase, giving the protein MKAVMIQGTGSHVGKSVTVAAICRILYQDGYRVCPFKSQNMALNSFVTATGGEMGRAQVMQAEACGLQPEVFMNPVLIKPVKDTAAQVIFMGRVVGNMSAGQYDNYKQEFMPRIKQIIGDISSRFDYLVIEGAGSPAEINLLKNDIVNMATAQAADAPVILVADIDKGGVFASFYGTVKIMPAKWQKYFKGLLINKFRGDKKLLDPGIKWIVEKLKLPMVGTIPFFTNILLDEEDSVNLEKQQIKNSSRNARFRVAIIYLPHISNFTDFNFLDTEQDIEVSYIKTRKQLKETSPHLIILPGSKSTISDLEYLKECGLAGDITQAYRKGASVIGICGGYQMLGSTISDPYGVETKAGSIGGLGLLDIETDFLPEKYTSQVQFKLNADALGTEGFSEYFTGYEIHMGTTRVKGLANPFYVKTESMDKREGCIKVNREKGNMVMGTYIHGLFDNHRLRNCLLEYLAGLAKVNLNLEFNQESSQVFKQKQYDKLADLFRGNMDMETFYKILNAGL; this is encoded by the coding sequence ATGAAGGCGGTAATGATACAGGGAACCGGATCCCATGTAGGTAAAAGCGTAACCGTGGCCGCTATATGCAGGATACTTTACCAGGATGGTTACCGGGTATGTCCTTTTAAATCCCAGAATATGGCCCTAAATTCATTTGTGACCGCAACCGGAGGGGAGATGGGCAGGGCACAGGTCATGCAGGCTGAAGCCTGTGGGCTGCAGCCGGAAGTATTTATGAATCCGGTACTTATAAAGCCGGTAAAGGATACTGCTGCCCAGGTTATATTCATGGGCAGGGTGGTGGGCAACATGTCTGCCGGCCAGTATGATAACTACAAGCAGGAATTTATGCCCAGGATAAAGCAGATAATAGGGGATATAAGCAGCCGGTTTGATTATCTGGTAATAGAAGGGGCAGGCAGTCCGGCTGAAATTAATCTTCTGAAAAATGATATTGTTAATATGGCTACCGCCCAGGCGGCCGATGCCCCGGTAATACTGGTAGCGGATATCGATAAGGGAGGGGTTTTTGCCAGTTTCTACGGTACGGTGAAAATTATGCCGGCAAAATGGCAGAAGTATTTTAAGGGACTTCTGATAAATAAATTTAGGGGAGATAAAAAGCTGCTGGATCCGGGCATTAAGTGGATAGTAGAAAAACTTAAGCTCCCGATGGTGGGAACCATCCCTTTTTTTACCAATATCCTGCTGGATGAAGAGGATTCAGTGAACCTGGAAAAGCAGCAAATTAAAAATAGCAGCAGGAATGCCAGGTTCAGGGTAGCCATAATATATTTGCCCCATATATCCAATTTTACTGATTTTAATTTCCTGGATACAGAACAGGATATTGAAGTTAGCTATATTAAAACCAGGAAACAGCTTAAGGAAACTTCTCCCCACCTCATAATCCTTCCCGGATCCAAAAGTACCATTTCTGACCTTGAGTACCTGAAAGAATGTGGCCTGGCCGGGGATATAACCCAGGCTTACCGGAAGGGGGCTTCAGTTATAGGTATCTGTGGAGGTTACCAGATGCTGGGCAGCACCATATCTGATCCTTATGGAGTAGAAACTAAAGCCGGCAGCATAGGCGGGCTGGGGCTGCTGGATATAGAGACAGATTTTCTGCCTGAAAAATATACCAGCCAGGTGCAGTTTAAATTAAACGCAGATGCCCTGGGAACCGAAGGTTTCAGTGAATATTTTACCGGTTACGAAATACATATGGGGACTACCAGGGTGAAAGGTTTGGCAAACCCCTTTTATGTAAAAACCGAAAGTATGGATAAGCGGGAGGGCTGCATAAAGGTAAACCGGGAAAAAGGCAATATGGTTATGGGCACCTATATACACGGGCTTTTTGATAACCACCGGTTAAGGAATTGTTTATTAGAATACCTGGCTGGCCTGGCCAAGGTTAACTTAAATCTTGAGTTTAACCAGGAAAGCTCCCAGGTATTTAAACAGAAACAGTATGATAAGCTGGCGGACCTGTTCAGGGGCAATATGGATATGGAAACTTTCTATAAAATTCTAAATGCCGGTTTATAA
- the cobO gene encoding cob(I)yrinic acid a,c-diamide adenosyltransferase — protein MQKKGLVIINTGEGKGKTTAAFGLALRAAGHNRKVLILQFIKGPWVSGEIKAASYIPQIEVKQLGSGFIPLKQGKPVLSDKLREEAGRSIHYTRQMVESGKYDVVILDEINNMVDYGLISPETVAEIIEEKPRDVVLVLTGRNAHPRIVELADTVTDMKQVKHAFENGIKAIKGIEY, from the coding sequence ATGCAGAAAAAGGGACTGGTAATCATAAATACAGGGGAAGGCAAGGGTAAAACCACAGCCGCCTTCGGGCTGGCCTTAAGGGCTGCCGGACATAACCGGAAAGTGCTTATACTTCAGTTTATAAAAGGGCCCTGGGTTTCCGGAGAAATAAAAGCTGCCAGCTATATACCGCAGATTGAGGTTAAGCAGCTGGGTTCCGGTTTTATACCCTTGAAGCAGGGAAAACCGGTGCTAAGCGATAAGCTTAGAGAAGAAGCTGGCCGCTCTATCCATTATACCCGGCAGATGGTAGAAAGCGGAAAATATGATGTAGTTATACTGGATGAGATAAATAATATGGTTGACTACGGATTGATAAGCCCGGAAACGGTAGCCGAGATAATAGAGGAAAAACCCCGGGATGTAGTCCTGGTGCTTACCGGAAGAAATGCCCACCCCCGGATAGTAGAACTGGCGGATACGGTTACCGATATGAAACAGGTAAAACATGCATTTGAGAATGGGATAAAGGCAATTAAGGGAATAGAATACTAA
- a CDS encoding DUF6485 family protein, which produces MECRKEENMDICNCTYEPCPRKGICCQCIEYHRNMGELPACYFDQKAEKTYNRSIEHFVKLNS; this is translated from the coding sequence ATGGAATGCAGAAAAGAAGAAAACATGGATATTTGCAATTGTACCTATGAACCCTGTCCCCGCAAGGGCATTTGTTGCCAGTGTATAGAATACCACCGGAATATGGGTGAACTGCCGGCCTGTTATTTTGACCAAAAGGCAGAAAAAACCTATAACCGTTCCATAGAACATTTTGTAAAATTAAACAGTTAG
- a CDS encoding metal ABC transporter ATP-binding protein: MQAKALEINKLSVTLGNKRVLEDITFSIDQGDFLIIIGPNGSGKTTLIKAVMNLVPHSGQIKIFGKPASNINSYRGIVGYVPQKFEFDRTFPITVKEVLAMAVDSKNRSSGQIEERVSWALEQVGMSGYAQSKLGNLSGGQIQRVLIGRAIANQPRIIFFDEPLAGVDVKGEKSFYQLINQLKENQNLTVALISHDVTVVNLYADKVAALNRILVGFGKPGDVLVPLNMEKTYGKGFGIFRHRECLEKPQEELTQEDIDRCKLFEE; the protein is encoded by the coding sequence ATGCAGGCCAAAGCATTAGAGATAAACAAGTTATCGGTAACCCTGGGCAATAAAAGGGTGCTGGAGGATATAACCTTTTCTATTGACCAGGGGGACTTTCTTATAATTATTGGACCCAATGGGTCGGGCAAGACCACCCTTATAAAGGCAGTGATGAATCTGGTACCCCATTCAGGCCAGATAAAGATTTTTGGCAAACCTGCCTCTAATATTAACAGCTACCGGGGAATAGTGGGTTATGTTCCCCAGAAGTTTGAATTTGACCGGACTTTTCCCATTACTGTAAAAGAAGTTCTAGCCATGGCCGTAGACTCAAAGAACAGGAGCTCCGGGCAGATCGAGGAAAGAGTCAGCTGGGCTCTGGAGCAGGTGGGAATGTCCGGATATGCACAGTCTAAACTGGGCAACCTTTCCGGGGGCCAGATACAGAGAGTGCTGATTGGCAGGGCTATTGCCAACCAGCCCCGTATCATATTTTTCGATGAACCTCTGGCGGGAGTGGATGTTAAGGGAGAAAAGAGTTTCTACCAGCTTATAAACCAGCTTAAGGAAAACCAGAATCTAACCGTAGCTTTAATCTCCCACGATGTTACTGTAGTTAACCTGTATGCGGACAAGGTAGCTGCCCTGAATCGCATACTGGTAGGCTTCGGAAAGCCTGGCGATGTTCTGGTGCCTTTGAATATGGAAAAAACCTATGGAAAGGGCTTTGGGATTTTCAGGCACCGGGAATGCCTGGAAAAGCCACAGGAAGAATTAACCCAGGAAGACATAGACAGGTGCAAACTTTTCGAGGAGTAA
- a CDS encoding metal ABC transporter permease — MADFLTYPFLQRALISGLIIGIACSLIGVFVVLQKMSFFANAIAHSSLAGIALGFLLGINPIVSAVIFGIIIAVLVAYIKNRSTLSVDTIIGIFLPTSMAIGVLIIGFTKGYKPDLLSYLFGNLLAVDTFYMYLSLGLGLAVIIILAIFFKPYIFITFDRQLAALQGVRVAVYDYLFIIMVAATVIISTKVLGIILVSALIVIPAASSKNISSNFTQMVIFSVLFGFVSSLSGLLLSYVFNLASGATIIMVSAAIFFITLPIKRAVRAN; from the coding sequence ATGGCGGATTTTTTAACTTATCCTTTCTTGCAGAGGGCTCTTATATCCGGCCTCATAATAGGTATAGCCTGTTCACTTATAGGGGTGTTTGTGGTATTGCAGAAAATGTCTTTTTTTGCCAATGCCATAGCTCATTCCTCCCTGGCAGGGATTGCCCTGGGGTTTCTGCTGGGCATAAACCCCATAGTAAGTGCAGTAATATTTGGAATTATCATTGCTGTCCTGGTAGCTTATATTAAGAACCGGAGCACTCTTTCAGTAGACACCATAATAGGCATATTCCTGCCTACCTCCATGGCTATAGGGGTGCTGATTATTGGCTTTACTAAGGGTTACAAGCCTGACCTGCTCAGCTACCTCTTCGGCAATCTTCTGGCAGTAGACACCTTCTATATGTACCTGTCTCTGGGGCTGGGCCTGGCGGTAATAATAATTCTGGCTATATTTTTCAAGCCCTATATATTTATTACCTTCGACCGGCAGCTGGCGGCTCTGCAGGGAGTAAGGGTGGCTGTATATGATTACCTGTTTATAATCATGGTTGCTGCCACTGTAATTATAAGCACCAAGGTATTGGGCATAATACTGGTAAGCGCCCTGATAGTAATACCGGCAGCATCTTCTAAAAACATCAGCTCCAATTTTACCCAGATGGTAATTTTTTCGGTGTTGTTTGGTTTTGTATCCAGCCTGTCCGGCCTGTTGCTTTCTTATGTATTTAACCTTGCTTCCGGGGCTACGATTATTATGGTAAGTGCTGCTATTTTCTTTATAACTCTACCCATAAAAAGGGCGGTAAGAGCAAATTGA
- a CDS encoding methylated-DNA--[protein]-cysteine S-methyltransferase, producing MSLFQYKFDTKIGLLYYAWDSNTLLYLGNDKQRFEHFKQKAGLGFKQRRFEHLEQEVDSYLNGHLEQFTINTRLIYGTRFFCKVLNTLKKVGYGQAVSYRRLAEMSGRPKAWRAVGSIMGKNPMMIVIPCHRVIKSDGRPGNYSAGIPIKHFLLKLESKSPA from the coding sequence TTGAGTCTGTTTCAATATAAGTTTGATACTAAAATAGGCCTGCTTTATTATGCCTGGGACAGTAATACGCTTTTGTATCTGGGAAATGATAAACAGAGATTTGAACATTTCAAGCAGAAGGCGGGCCTGGGTTTTAAACAAAGAAGGTTTGAGCACCTGGAACAGGAAGTAGACAGTTACCTAAACGGCCATCTTGAGCAGTTTACCATAAATACCCGCCTTATATACGGCACCCGGTTTTTCTGCAAAGTATTGAATACCTTGAAAAAAGTAGGCTATGGCCAGGCGGTAAGCTATCGCCGGCTGGCCGAAATGTCCGGCAGGCCTAAAGCCTGGCGGGCAGTGGGGTCCATTATGGGAAAGAACCCCATGATGATTGTAATACCCTGTCACCGGGTCATAAAAAGCGACGGAAGACCAGGTAATTACAGCGCAGGGATTCCCATAAAACATTTCTTACTGAAACTTGAGTCAAAATCGCCAGCCTAA
- a CDS encoding radical SAM protein — protein sequence MISQNIKKIFYLANYAFKAKISAKYRTPLLCSFKITYRCNLKCLHCPFWSNPRPAAMEPDKAEDLLQKLFLKGIRLVIFEGGEPLLYPAIGQMVEKAKKLFFSVGITTNGTLDLGKADPDIYFISIDGLKDVHESIRGKSFDLIMENIRTYRHKKIIANITISSLNHKQIKPLIEYLQDKVYGITIQFFYPFPGIEELQLTAEQRMSAMDTLIALKRKGCSILDSHTCLQKMKDNSWRCHDFLIASVEPDGSIHFGCYLKHRLEVYYCRLCGYAVHCEASSAYDLAPGALKTAKRIFLD from the coding sequence ATGATTTCCCAAAATATTAAAAAAATCTTTTACCTGGCCAATTATGCCTTCAAAGCAAAAATATCCGCAAAATACCGGACACCGCTTCTGTGCAGTTTCAAGATAACCTACCGGTGCAATTTAAAATGCCTGCACTGCCCTTTCTGGAGTAATCCCCGTCCGGCTGCCATGGAACCGGATAAAGCAGAGGACCTATTGCAGAAACTCTTTCTTAAAGGCATAAGGCTGGTTATCTTTGAGGGCGGAGAGCCCCTGCTTTATCCGGCTATTGGTCAGATGGTAGAAAAAGCCAAAAAATTATTTTTTTCAGTGGGCATAACCACAAACGGTACCCTGGACCTGGGAAAGGCTGACCCTGATATCTACTTTATATCCATAGACGGTCTAAAAGATGTCCATGAGTCTATACGTGGTAAAAGTTTTGACCTTATAATGGAAAACATCAGAACATACAGGCATAAAAAAATTATTGCCAATATAACCATATCCAGCTTAAACCACAAACAGATTAAGCCACTAATTGAATATCTGCAGGATAAGGTTTATGGCATCACCATCCAGTTTTTTTACCCTTTTCCCGGTATAGAAGAGCTGCAGCTGACCGCCGAACAAAGGATGTCTGCAATGGATACACTTATAGCTCTAAAAAGGAAGGGCTGCAGCATACTGGATTCACATACCTGCCTGCAGAAGATGAAAGATAACAGCTGGAGATGCCATGACTTTTTGATAGCCAGCGTTGAACCGGATGGTTCCATACATTTTGGCTGCTACTTAAAGCACCGGTTGGAAGTGTACTACTGCCGCTTATGCGGCTATGCCGTACACTGCGAGGCCAGCTCTGCCTATGACCTGGCGCCGGGTGCCCTGAAAACAGCCAAAAGGATATTCCTGGATTAG
- the glmU gene encoding bifunctional UDP-N-acetylglucosamine diphosphorylase/glucosamine-1-phosphate N-acetyltransferase GlmU, translated as MKKRENLSVLILAAGKGKRMKSSKPKVLHQIFGRPMLYYILKSAYGLNPGNVVVVVGHRKDMVKQYLHQNFPQAISADQDQQLGTAHAVRSVAKLKDRMGKRVVVLSGDCPLIESKTLKLLVQKMDKTGSSAAILSTILPDPTGYGRIIKDSRGKVLKVVEQKDAAARQKMIKEINTSIYSFNRDKLFLHVENIDSDNSQNEYYLTDVVEKLVEAGDRVTSLKLKDFIQVMGVNDRNQLAEVEKILKQKINQKFMEQGVSIKDPENTHIQDTVEIEKDTTIEPYCFITGTTTIGTGCRIGPFCQINDAAVGRDTIINNSVVNGSRIGENNRIGPYSCLGPETETKKGQCIGNYLNKG; from the coding sequence ATGAAGAAAAGAGAAAATCTATCTGTTTTAATCCTTGCTGCAGGCAAGGGCAAGCGAATGAAATCCTCAAAACCCAAGGTTCTGCATCAAATATTTGGAAGGCCCATGCTCTATTATATACTAAAGAGTGCCTACGGCCTGAATCCCGGAAATGTAGTGGTGGTAGTGGGTCATAGAAAGGATATGGTAAAGCAGTATCTGCATCAAAATTTCCCCCAAGCAATTTCAGCAGACCAGGACCAGCAACTGGGAACAGCTCATGCAGTCAGATCAGTGGCCAAGCTTAAGGATAGAATGGGTAAAAGAGTGGTAGTGTTGAGCGGGGATTGTCCCCTGATAGAATCAAAGACCTTAAAGCTTCTGGTACAGAAGATGGATAAAACCGGCAGCAGCGCTGCCATTTTAAGCACAATACTGCCTGACCCCACAGGATATGGCAGGATAATAAAAGACAGCCGGGGCAAGGTGCTAAAAGTAGTGGAACAAAAGGATGCAGCCGCCCGGCAGAAGATGATTAAAGAGATAAACACCTCTATTTACAGTTTTAACCGGGATAAGCTTTTTTTACATGTAGAAAACATAGATTCGGACAACTCACAGAATGAATACTACCTGACTGATGTGGTGGAAAAGCTGGTAGAGGCCGGGGATAGAGTTACCAGCCTAAAACTAAAAGACTTTATCCAGGTCATGGGAGTAAATGACCGCAACCAGCTGGCAGAAGTAGAAAAGATATTAAAGCAGAAAATAAACCAGAAATTCATGGAACAGGGGGTAAGCATAAAGGATCCGGAAAATACCCATATACAGGATACTGTAGAGATAGAGAAAGATACAACCATAGAGCCTTACTGCTTTATTACTGGCACCACTACCATAGGGACCGGCTGCAGGATAGGCCCTTTTTGCCAGATTAATGATGCTGCTGTTGGCCGGGATACCATTATAAATAACTCGGTAGTAAACGGCTCCCGGATTGGAGAAAATAACCGTATTGGGCCTTACAGCTGCCTGGGCCCGGAAACGGAGACCAAAAAAGGCCAATGTATAGGCAATTATTTAAATAAGGGCTGA
- a CDS encoding ribose-phosphate pyrophosphokinase, producing MRDYPTNRRMMIFSGSSNIRLSEHIAQELGVTLGKVDRKKFKNGEIYVKFEESVRGADVFLVQTCSEPVNDYIMELLIMVDALKRASAGMINAVIPHYGYARQDKKAEGREPITAKLFADILEVAGIDRLIVMDLHTATIQGFFDVPVDHITAIPIIAKYFKKLGIKNGVVVSPDVGGVKRASILANQLHYPLAIFDKRRPSQNVAKIEHLVGEVEGKDAILFDDMIDTGGTLVEAIEMLADSGVNRVFAAATHPIFSDDAIHLLQNSSASQIVVADTLPINKPYDKNRIKVVSVASLLAKTIKKVYHCKSVSELFKGENLV from the coding sequence ATGAGAGATTATCCTACCAACCGCAGAATGATGATTTTTTCAGGGTCATCCAATATCAGACTGTCGGAACACATAGCCCAGGAGCTGGGGGTAACCCTGGGCAAGGTTGACCGGAAGAAGTTTAAGAATGGGGAGATATATGTAAAATTTGAAGAAAGTGTACGGGGTGCCGATGTATTTCTGGTCCAGACCTGCAGCGAGCCGGTTAACGACTATATTATGGAACTCCTTATAATGGTCGATGCCCTCAAGAGAGCATCGGCAGGTATGATTAATGCGGTTATTCCTCATTATGGCTATGCCAGGCAGGATAAAAAAGCGGAGGGCAGGGAGCCTATTACCGCAAAATTGTTTGCAGATATACTGGAGGTTGCGGGCATAGACCGGTTAATTGTAATGGATCTGCATACTGCAACCATCCAGGGTTTCTTTGATGTTCCCGTAGACCATATTACTGCTATACCCATAATTGCCAAGTATTTCAAGAAATTAGGTATAAAAAACGGGGTAGTGGTAAGCCCTGATGTGGGAGGAGTTAAAAGAGCCAGTATACTGGCCAATCAGCTGCATTATCCCCTGGCCATATTTGACAAAAGAAGGCCTTCCCAGAATGTAGCCAAGATTGAACACCTGGTGGGAGAGGTGGAAGGCAAAGATGCCATCCTTTTTGATGACATGATTGATACCGGAGGGACCCTGGTAGAGGCTATAGAGATGCTGGCAGACAGTGGGGTTAACCGGGTGTTTGCTGCTGCCACCCATCCCATATTTTCCGATGATGCCATACACCTGCTGCAGAATTCGAGTGCTTCCCAGATAGTAGTGGCAGATACTCTGCCCATAAACAAGCCTTATGACAAAAATAGGATAAAAGTGGTTTCCGTTGCTTCACTGCTTGCAAAAACCATAAAAAAAGTTTATCATTGCAAGTCTGTAAGTGAGTTGTTTAAGGGAGAAAATCTGGTTTAA
- a CDS encoding 50S ribosomal protein L25, with protein sequence MESLSLTVDKREDKELGNNASRRLRRENYIPGVLYGLAKEPITLKIDAQQFSQIIKGKGTANLIFNLSVNGSKKKESVILKDIQKHPITRNFLHLDFLRIEMAREVEAQVPIHILNDDIAIGVKEEGGVMQHSLRELHIACLPKDIPESIDYDIRELAIGDSVKVSDLEVGENIRVISDLNEVIVSIIHPSQLIEEEVEEEVEEEPELIGREGEEEEAEEADAKAEETPEQE encoded by the coding sequence ATGGAAAGTTTAAGTTTGACTGTTGATAAGAGAGAAGATAAAGAGCTTGGAAATAATGCATCAAGAAGGTTAAGGAGGGAAAATTACATCCCCGGGGTACTCTATGGCCTGGCCAAAGAACCTATAACCTTAAAGATTGATGCCCAACAATTTTCTCAGATCATAAAGGGAAAAGGTACAGCCAATCTCATCTTTAATCTTTCAGTTAATGGTTCCAAAAAGAAGGAATCTGTAATCCTGAAGGATATACAAAAACATCCCATAACCAGGAACTTTTTGCATCTGGACTTCTTGAGGATTGAGATGGCCAGGGAAGTGGAAGCCCAGGTTCCTATACATATTCTAAACGACGATATCGCTATTGGAGTGAAAGAAGAAGGCGGAGTTATGCAGCATAGCTTAAGGGAGCTGCATATAGCCTGTTTGCCCAAGGATATCCCGGAAAGTATTGATTATGATATAAGGGAGTTGGCAATTGGAGACTCGGTTAAAGTTTCAGACCTGGAGGTTGGCGAGAACATAAGGGTTATAAGTGATCTTAATGAAGTCATAGTATCCATAATTCATCCTTCACAGCTGATTGAAGAAGAGGTTGAAGAAGAGGTCGAAGAAGAACCTGAACTGATAGGCAGAGAAGGCGAAGAAGAGGAAGCTGAAGAAGCTGATGCTAAAGCTGAAGAAACTCCTGAACAAGAATAA